Genomic DNA from Lactuca sativa cultivar Salinas chromosome 8, Lsat_Salinas_v11, whole genome shotgun sequence:
TTAGCAACTATCAAACAGGGCCTAAATAACAATTTTATCCTAATATTCCCGAAAACAAATTTcacaatattcatcaattttaaGTCGGGACTTGTTTATTTCAAATCAATTTAGTAATATTTGGCACAATTGTAACAATTGCacaaaaagcatgtaaaactatCTTTATAAAGAACAGAAATTGTGTACAATTACGAATTATACAAGAAACAAATAACTATTTCTAACAAAATGATACCAAACATTTGGTACTTGATAAATCTTAATGGGCAATAAGCGCATATAATGTCCtcctttgattaaaaaaaatgaatcttTAACCTATTCTACAATATTTTAActaaaatatcaattttccagTGTACACTACTGCAACAAAtgtgtaaaaaaaaatgtatgtCATTTTGCTTCCTCTGAACTCATGACATTTTGCATCTCAAGCAGTTTTTGTTGCTCATCTTCTTGAACAACAACTTGTTTAACATCAACAGGTTTGGAATTAGGGTTCTTGCTAGTAGACTGCTGATACATAACCCCACCAAACATACAAATCAAAAGCCCAATTGTCCCAATAAAACTCGAATGTTTATCCCAAATCATCAAATTAATGACCACAGTTAAAAGCTTATTCACAATCCCAAGAACTGTAAAACCCGTTGCCGAAATCGCCCTTCTACAAGAAAATCCAAAAAAAGAAATCGCCAAACCAAACAAACACGATAAACCCACTGGCAAAATCACCTCAAAAGAATACCAATCTGTCTCCTCTTTAATTTCATGTCTTATCTTCTTCAATTCCCCCATTATCAACAACTCCAATGGGAAAAGTAACAGAGCTTCAAGATTATTGTAAAGAACAAGACCCCATGTGTTCAAACCGATTGTCATTACCACATGTTTTATGTACACAAAATCTATGGACATGCTTATAAGATATGCTAAAGCCCAAGTATACGCCATGAGGGTAAATTGGTAATCTGTGATGACATAAACCACACTCCCTGCAAAAATGGTTGCAAGTGAAAGCCATGTCTTTAGTGAAGGCCATGGTTGGTGGAGGTAAAGGGTTTCTCCAATGGCAACAAAGATTGGAACTGCTGAACGAAATACAATGAAGGTGTCAACATTTGCATGAAGGAGGAGTTCGCTGTTTGTGAAGAGGGAAAGATAGAAGATAATAGCAGCTGGAAGGAAACGCCACATTGTTTGAGGGTCTAATCTGTCATGTTGGAGAAAGTTGAGGGACCCGAAAAGGAATACGCCTGATGCACTTGTGAAGTATTGTAAAGCTGTTAGGGCACCAGGGTAAGGGAATTTCATAACTGCCCATTTGTTGATGATGGAGAGTAAAGAAGCAGATAAGCAGTATCCTGCTGCTATTCCGTATACTGAAACTTGTTGGAGGAAAATATCATACCAGTTTTTTGATTCAATGATAGGTGGAGGAGGGAGGGGATCTTTTTTAGGGTTTTCCACATCATTTGTCATCTAAATCTGCAATCAAATAAGTTGATTTGATAAAAGTTTATGAATAcattcgtttttaatttaatccAACAGCAAACGTAACATTTTTTGATTCAGAACAGATGAGTCGACGTTATGAAGAACAGATGGATCGATTATGATTTGTAAATATAAGAAAGATGAAGATGTTTACCTGATTCCGTGTGTCGCAGTTGTCGCTGATGAAGGGAGGAAGGGATCGACGGTGGAGACTGTAGTGCCGCCGTGCCGGAGTTGTCGAGGCGGAGGAATCGCGTGAGGGACTGATTCGACTGACGGCGATGAAGGTCGTCTCTCGTCCGGAGAGAACCGGAGTTAGCAGCGGGGTCAAAAACACTAATAAGTTTTTTTTACTACGAACAAAAATCTATGGAAATGCGCAACTCATACTTCTGCCGACAAAATTAAtgcaaagaaacaaacttgcTATTGCAAACACAGCAAAAAAATTCTTTGTAGATTCCATAAATCTACACACAGCATTATAGTCGTGTGATCTGTAATGAAAGTTTAAACAGATCTGTAAATTTCAAGAGAGATTCAGAGCGACGTACCCACCTTATTTCTGGCGGAGAGTGTGCCGTGAACTTGGAGAGTGAAGAAAGCAAGGGATTTGGAAAGGGAAGAAAACGACGGGTTTTATTGTATAATACTCCCTCTGAGGAAGAAAGAAAATGAACAAAGCATAATGACGAtggtgttttattattattattcttttatatatatatatatatatatatatatatatatatatatatatatatatatatatatatatatatatatattaaagatggACACTTCTTAGGAATAGTGAACATCTTGATTTTTTGGCAAAAAATGACCCATAAGTTTTCGTATTTGTAGTGGTTCAGATTTTTGACACTAAACTTTGTGATATTGGCTGTTTGGTCCCCTGAATTCTTAACGGTGTAAAATAAAGATGGGCTCCGATACATGTCATTCCCACGTCTCCCCCACCAGTTCTGCATCGCTTCTTGTGCTTCCCACCATTTCTTTTCTAGATTTCTCTATTTTTGAAGGACACTTCTAAACACAACCGGCACACCTCCCACTCATTTCAGATTGTTCGCGACCGATCCTTCCACCGTCTTCCTTTTCACCCGCTGTCTTCTACACCGAGTCAAAGTCATCAACGGCTTCGACGTTTTCGGGTTTTTTGCTCCACTCGATCGGCCAGTTAGGTGTAGATTATCACCATCACGCCATTGGAACCACCGATGCAGGGCAGATATTATCGATTATGACCAGCACACCATACGAATCAGTTCTGAGTATTTTGCGGGAGACCAGATCGGTGTTTCCCGTGATGAGCTTGACAACATCGGCGATTTCGGTCTTTAAGAATGAAGATGCATGCATCGACTTCTTACGCTTCCGATTCCGATGAAACACGTTTTCTTTTTTCTCTTTAGTGGCTTGGTTATTTCTCGAGCAGAGTTTCACTGTCAATAACAATGCTTAATATCAAGCTTGGTTGGTTCGATTTCATCACCATCTGTCTTTAAATTGGAGACATAACCACCTGCTCTAGCTAAAAGTTCACGTACCTTTTCATTACCTTCTTTctctgtttttttttatttgtccATAAATCCTTCGTCTTATGGGCTATTCCAGTTAGTGATAACCGGGTAATTTTGATTTTCTACTTATCTTTTATTCGTTGTTCCTATGAAGACATCGGTTTTGGGAGATTTGGGGATTTCAGTTTTTCAGTTTATGATACGCACCGGATGGTTACAACTACTCAGGAGCGACTGCTAAGATTTTCCTCAGGTAATTTGGTTTGGGGGAAGACGGAAGGTGAGGGAAGACAGGGAAGACTGTAGGATCAAGTTCATTCCACCATTTGTTTCTCAATTCCACGATTTTTACTGTTCTACTTCCATCGCCGTCGATAACTTTATGAAATCGAAATTAAAATCGTCGTCAGGAGGCTGTGGTGGTGAGGATCAGCGCCGGTGACGAAGCAGATTCCCGCATCTGAAATGAAGTGTAGGGTAGGTTCCCTTCTTTTCCATATATACACTTATCTTTCTAATTGTGCCTGCaatgtgtttgataaaatgccccTGAGAATTTCATCATCTAtatatgctttatttcatgtgttgaacataatatttttttatattaatgaATTTTTACACATGTGCCAACACCAACATTATCAAGATTCAAGTACCCATAAagtatttctaattaattttctTTTGAGTGAAGGTGTAGGGGTTTCGGTGTTCCACTAACCGGTTGAAAAGCTAAGTTCGGAATCCCAAACCCAAGAACCTTAATAGCTGGTTGGTTGGCAACTATACGAATGAAATAGTGTCATGTAATTGAGGCAATAAGTAACAATACACCCCTTCCTAGTACACGAAAGTTGTACTACTATCCCCTCCTAAAATTGGATAGAGAGTCTGGAAGCTCATACCTGCATCATAGTTATAGAGTAAATTAAATtgaatctatttatttatttgtttatgttgTTAATTTTCACAATCTTTTAAAAGGAATATAGAAGGCTTACACTTGATTCTCAGTTCGAAGCCGACTAACATTTTTAAGCTTTGGTGTAGGTATAGAAGCAGCTTGTGGATTCAAAGCAACTAAAGCTTTTGACATATCACCTTGAATGCCCATACTTTCTTGCATTTTCTGTAAGTTCATTGTGAATTCATTCATGTCAAGTTTGATAGTTGGGATTTCATCTCCAtctccatcatcatcatcatcatagtaTTGATCTTCAATGTCACTTAATGATAATTCTGTTGTTTCCGGCTCTGGAGTTGTTGGTTCTTCAATGATTGGTTCACATTGTCTCCCAAAAGATTGTGTGTTTGAAGTGTAGTTGTTTTCGGATGGAGGTAATGACATGGGTGTAGTGAATAGAGGGGGGATTGGATTTGATTCAGTTGCATTTGGTACAGAAGGTACTGTTTTCTTTTCTTCTGGTCCTGGGAGAGCAAGCCTTGCACTGCATCATTTAGACATCGCTTTTGTTATTATAATATTTGCAACAATTTCACTATGCTTATTGCTTAATAGTGTCCTGTTTCTCATCTGAACACATTCAGAGCACCTGAATGTATGTATATATACTTTACCTTGCGAAAGCACTTGCAAATTAAGTGATGACACTCTTCTCTCATTGGGCATGCGTTACAGTTTGGTTTACTCTTCGTGCAAAAAACCtgcatttttttaaattaatcaaGAAATCAAAAACTTCGTATCTCTTTTCTTCAAGTTAGAATGGTTCTTACCTTTCCTAATGTGATCATTTGGTAGTGTAAATTGTATCTGTTATTTAAGTATATGTTAATTAGCTTAAAGTTTTCATAAAACGATATATACATAAAACTAATGTTTTCGACGTTGTTTTGTTGATATGAATGATTTTAGGGTAAGGTTGGTTACAATGTCAACTGATCCAGCTTGCAAAGTCTAGGCCAGAGATATTTCTGAATCGTCTCCAACACGGGATACCTGTGTGAAAAAGTAAGTTTAGAAGTATTTTAACAAAacaatatatgtatatttatatattttatgtatTACACTATTACTTACATCTCCAAGAGATGAAGTCAAAAAGATTCTGGTAGTGGTTGGAGTGGGACCCACCCCAGTCTCACTACTATCCTTCCAACATTTGTGTCAACCTGAAAAAaagatatatttttattttttaataaaatctcTTCCAATACgtcaagtttatatatatatatatatatatatatatatatatatatatatatatatatatatatatataaacttaatgTACTGTTAACATACCGGAAAGGCAAGATGGTGAAGTGTTAATAGACGCACACACTTCAACACTTTTCAGCCCCAATCCACAAATACTTAGCAAATAATCCCTGCATTTTTATATATTACTATATTAGTATAGATAACAGAACACATAATATATAAGATTTATGAATACTTTTAGAACTCATCTGTCATAATTCTTGTAGTTAgagtttctttttgacttaatgattTAATTGGGTTAAGCATTTTGTTCAGACAAACAACTATAAATGGTTGTTTCTTTTCCATATTGTGAAATATGTTTGTtgaaatgtaagggtaaaattgtcatttactCTCTACCCGTTTCTTTGACCAAAGTACCTGTACATGTTTTTcggtaaaaaataattattattttcatagtTTTTGTCCAAATTGCCCTTTCATacttttttttggataaaaaaaataatgatttcAACACTTCTTGCCCAAACTATCCATACATActttttttggtaaaaaaaaatcatGGGCCGGTTTTTTTCCTGAAGGATTTATTTGtcaaaaaagttaaaaatttaAGAAGCAGAGAGATCTTTGACTTTGCAACAATTTGGTAAATGGTGTTGATTATTTAACCCTAAAAAGAAATCTTGATTTCTTGAATCTTGAGGTGATCATGTTTTGACTTTTTGATTAACAGTGAGGTAGTGAAATTCAGACATCTTATGACATTTTTCTGGAATGGAAACTGGTCTGGATATTTCAATGTTGAGCTGGAAGAATATATTGAGATTCCAAGTGATAGTTGAATTACTTTTAATGTTTAACCAAAGACGAAAGCTTTGGAGAATGGTCAGAAGGAACGTGATGCTATCCTTAGTTTTTATATACAAATTCAAAAATGGAaaagaaataaattaaaagtaggttgctatttgttGCATTTAGATGTGTTTGAACATACCAAATGGTGGCATGGTTGGGCATACCGGTGATGTTGAGGCTACTGTTGTAGCATGCAAGGCTGCTAAAGAAGCTgttaaggta
This window encodes:
- the LOC111891949 gene encoding GDP-mannose transporter GONST3 isoform X2; this encodes MMWKTLKKIPSLLHLSLNQKTALQYFTSASGVFLFGSLNFLQHDRLDPQTMWRFLPAAIIFYLSLFTNSELLLHANVDTFIVFRSAVPIFVAIGETLYLHQPWPSLKTWLSLATIFAGSVVYVITDYQFTLMAYTWALAYLISMSIDFVYIKHVVMTIGLNTWGLVLYNNLEALLLFPLELLIMGELKKIRHEIKEETDWYSFEVILPVGLSCLFGLAISFFGFSCRRAISATGFTVLGIVNKLLTVVINLMIWDKHSSFIGTIGLLICMFGGVMYQQSTSKNPNSKPVDVKQVVVQEDEQQKLLEMQNVMSSEEAK
- the LOC111891949 gene encoding GDP-mannose transporter GONST3 isoform X1, producing MTNDVENPKKDPLPPPPIIESKNWYDIFLQQVSVYGIAAGYCLSASLLSIINKWAVMKFPYPGALTALQYFTSASGVFLFGSLNFLQHDRLDPQTMWRFLPAAIIFYLSLFTNSELLLHANVDTFIVFRSAVPIFVAIGETLYLHQPWPSLKTWLSLATIFAGSVVYVITDYQFTLMAYTWALAYLISMSIDFVYIKHVVMTIGLNTWGLVLYNNLEALLLFPLELLIMGELKKIRHEIKEETDWYSFEVILPVGLSCLFGLAISFFGFSCRRAISATGFTVLGIVNKLLTVVINLMIWDKHSSFIGTIGLLICMFGGVMYQQSTSKNPNSKPVDVKQVVVQEDEQQKLLEMQNVMSSEEAK